A single Pseudomonas sp. HN11 DNA region contains:
- a CDS encoding ABC transporter substrate-binding protein — protein sequence MLKHAVIPLIVSAGLMAAAPFAHAATNLVFCSEGSPAGFDPAQYTTGTDFDASAETMFNRLAQFERGGTAVVPGLATSWDVSPDGLTYTFHLRDGVKFHTTSYFKPTRTFNADDVLFTFNRMINKDDPFRKAAPTEFPYFTDMGMDTNIKNIEKIDDHTVKFTLGTVDAAFIQNMAMSFASIQSAEYAAQLLKEGKATDINQKPIGTGPFVFKSYQKDSNIRYTGNKDYWKPEDVKIDNLIFAITTDPSVRIQKLKKNECQITLFPRPADLKALSEDKDLKMPNQAGFNLGYIAYNVMDKVKGSDQPNPLADLRVRQALDMSVNKQQIIDSVYQGAGQLAVNAMPPTQWSYDTTIKDTRYDPEKAKSLLKEAGVKEGTEIVLWAMPVQRPYNPNAKLMAEMLQNDWKKIGLNVRITSYEWGEYIKRSKGGENQAMIIGWSGDNGDPDNWLNVLFGCDSLSGNNFSKWCDKKFDGVVKEAKATSDVAKRTELYKQAQHILKDAVPMTPIAHSTVYQPMRNTVQDFKISPFGLNSFYGVGVSGK from the coding sequence ATGCTTAAACACGCAGTCATTCCGTTAATTGTTAGCGCTGGCCTTATGGCCGCAGCCCCTTTCGCCCACGCGGCGACTAACCTGGTGTTCTGCTCCGAAGGGAGCCCGGCCGGTTTTGACCCAGCCCAGTACACCACCGGAACAGACTTCGATGCCTCGGCCGAAACCATGTTCAACCGCCTGGCCCAGTTCGAACGCGGCGGCACCGCTGTGGTTCCTGGGTTGGCCACCAGCTGGGATGTCTCCCCGGATGGCTTGACCTACACCTTTCACCTGCGTGATGGCGTCAAGTTCCACACCACCTCGTACTTCAAGCCGACCCGTACCTTCAATGCCGATGACGTGCTGTTCACGTTCAACCGCATGATCAACAAGGACGATCCGTTCCGTAAAGCCGCCCCCACCGAGTTCCCGTACTTCACGGACATGGGGATGGACACCAACATCAAGAACATCGAAAAAATCGATGATCACACTGTCAAGTTCACCCTTGGCACCGTGGACGCTGCCTTCATCCAGAACATGGCCATGAGCTTCGCGTCGATCCAGTCGGCGGAATACGCCGCCCAGCTGTTGAAAGAAGGCAAGGCCACGGATATCAACCAGAAGCCGATCGGCACCGGCCCGTTCGTGTTCAAGAGCTACCAGAAAGACTCGAACATCCGTTACACCGGTAACAAAGACTACTGGAAACCAGAAGACGTCAAGATCGACAACCTGATCTTCGCCATCACCACCGACCCATCGGTGCGTATCCAGAAGCTCAAGAAAAACGAATGCCAGATCACCTTGTTCCCACGTCCGGCCGACCTGAAGGCCCTGAGCGAAGACAAGGACCTGAAAATGCCGAACCAGGCTGGTTTCAACCTGGGCTACATCGCTTACAACGTCATGGACAAGGTCAAGGGCAGCGACCAGCCAAACCCGCTGGCTGACCTGCGCGTTCGCCAGGCGCTGGACATGTCGGTGAACAAGCAGCAGATCATCGACTCCGTCTACCAGGGCGCCGGCCAACTGGCCGTCAACGCCATGCCTCCGACCCAATGGTCGTATGACACCACCATCAAGGACACCCGGTACGACCCTGAGAAAGCCAAGTCGCTGCTCAAGGAAGCGGGCGTCAAGGAAGGTACCGAAATCGTTCTGTGGGCCATGCCGGTTCAGCGTCCGTACAACCCGAACGCCAAGCTCATGGCTGAAATGCTGCAGAACGACTGGAAGAAGATCGGTCTGAACGTGAGGATCACCAGCTACGAGTGGGGCGAGTACATCAAGCGCTCCAAAGGTGGCGAGAACCAGGCCATGATCATTGGTTGGAGCGGTGACAATGGTGACCCGGACAACTGGCTGAACGTGCTGTTCGGCTGCGACTCGCTGTCTGGCAACAACTTCTCCAAATGGTGTGACAAGAAATTCGACGGCGTCGTGAAAGAAGCCAAGGCTACATCGGATGTCGCCAAACGCACCGAGCTGTACAAGCAGGCGCAACATATCCTCAAAGATGCAGTCCCGATGACACCTATCGCGCACTCGACGGTGTATCAACCCATGCGCAACACCGTGCAGGACTTCAAGATCAGCCCGTTTGGCTTGAACTCCTTCTACGGCGTGGGCGTCAGCGGCAAGTAA
- a CDS encoding ABC transporter substrate-binding protein — MGQAADKKSLVFCSEGSPAGFDTAQYTTATDNDAAEPLYNRLVEFEKGATNVVPGLATSWDISEDGLTYTFHLREGVKFHSNKEFKPTRDFNADDVVFTFNRMLDPDHPFRKAYPTEFPYFNGMSLNKNIAKVAKTDSHTVVMTLNTVDAAFIQNIAMSFAAILSAEYAEQLLKDGKPSDINQKPIGTGPFVFQRYQKDSQIRYVGNKQYWDPSRVKLDQLIFAINTDASVRVQKLKAGECQVTLHPRPADVDALKADPNLQLLTKPGFNLGYISYNVRHKPFDQLEVRQALDMAVNKQSILNAVYQGAGQLAVNAMPPTQWSYDDSIKDAAYNPEKAKELLKAAGVKEGTEITLWAMPVQRPYNPNAKLMAEMLQSDWAKIGLKVKIVSYEWGEYIKRTKNGEHDVSLIGWTGDNGDPDNWLGTLYSCDAIGGNNYSMWCDPAYDKLIKQAKVVTDREQRTVLYKQAQQLLKQQVPITPVAHSTVNQPLSAKVEGFKVSPFGRNVFSGVSITP, encoded by the coding sequence ATGGGCCAAGCCGCCGACAAGAAGAGCCTGGTGTTCTGCTCGGAAGGCAGCCCCGCCGGTTTTGATACCGCGCAATACACCACTGCCACCGATAACGACGCGGCCGAGCCGCTGTACAACCGTTTGGTCGAGTTTGAAAAAGGTGCGACCAATGTGGTGCCTGGCTTGGCAACCAGCTGGGATATTTCCGAAGACGGCCTGACCTATACCTTTCACCTGCGTGAAGGGGTGAAATTCCACAGCAATAAGGAATTCAAGCCGACGCGAGACTTCAACGCCGACGACGTGGTGTTCACCTTCAACCGCATGCTTGACCCCGACCATCCATTTCGCAAGGCCTACCCTACCGAGTTTCCGTATTTCAACGGGATGAGCCTGAACAAGAACATTGCCAAAGTCGCCAAAACCGACTCGCACACCGTGGTGATGACCCTGAACACGGTCGACGCCGCGTTTATCCAGAACATCGCCATGAGCTTCGCCGCGATACTCTCGGCCGAATACGCCGAGCAGTTGCTCAAGGATGGCAAGCCGAGTGATATCAACCAAAAGCCGATCGGCACTGGCCCGTTCGTGTTCCAGCGCTACCAGAAAGATTCGCAAATCCGTTACGTGGGCAACAAACAGTACTGGGACCCGAGTCGGGTCAAGCTGGACCAGCTGATTTTCGCCATCAACACCGACGCTTCGGTGCGGGTGCAAAAGCTCAAGGCCGGCGAATGCCAGGTCACCCTGCATCCGCGCCCGGCTGACGTCGATGCCCTCAAGGCCGATCCGAACCTGCAACTGCTGACCAAGCCGGGTTTCAACCTGGGCTACATCTCTTACAACGTGCGCCACAAGCCGTTTGACCAGCTCGAAGTGCGCCAGGCGCTGGACATGGCGGTGAACAAGCAGAGCATCCTGAACGCCGTCTACCAGGGCGCGGGGCAATTGGCGGTCAACGCCATGCCGCCAACGCAGTGGTCCTACGACGACAGCATCAAGGACGCCGCCTACAACCCGGAAAAAGCCAAGGAACTGCTCAAGGCCGCCGGCGTGAAAGAAGGCACCGAGATCACCCTGTGGGCGATGCCGGTACAACGTCCGTACAACCCCAACGCCAAGCTGATGGCCGAGATGCTGCAAAGCGACTGGGCCAAGATCGGCCTCAAGGTCAAGATCGTCAGCTATGAGTGGGGCGAATACATCAAGCGCACCAAGAACGGTGAGCACGATGTGAGCCTGATCGGCTGGACCGGCGACAACGGTGACCCGGACAACTGGCTGGGCACCCTCTACAGCTGCGACGCCATCGGCGGGAACAACTACTCCATGTGGTGTGACCCGGCGTACGACAAGCTGATCAAGCAAGCCAAGGTCGTCACCGACCGCGAACAAAGGACTGTTCTGTACAAACAGGCGCAGCAACTGCTCAAGCAGCAGGTGCCGATCACGCCAGTCGCCCACTCGACGGTCAACCAGCCGTTAAGCGCCAAGGTCGAAGGTTTCAAAGTCAGCCCCTTCGGCCGCAACGTGTTCTCGGGCGTCAGCATTACCCCATAA